The genomic segment CAACTTCCAAAACGAATGGCAACCCTTTGGTGCAGATGGCCTGCCCTTTTTGGCGGACAGCTACGACGAGTCCATGAAGCTCTACAAAGCCCAAAAGCCACTGCTGGAAAAGAAGCTGGCCGAGCAAGGCATGATGCTTTTGTACTCTGTGGCCTGGCCTCCACAGGGCATCTACAGCAAAAAACCGATCAACAGTGCGGCCGACCTCAAGGGCATCAAGTGGCGCGCTTACAGCCCGACCACCGCCAAAATCGCTGAACTGGTCGGTGCCCAACCCGTGACCGTGCAAGCGGCCGAGTTCTCGCAGGCTTTGGCCACAGGCGTGGTCGAATCGACCATGACCTCCGGTGCCACTGGCGTGGACAGCAAGCTGTACGAACACCTCAAGTACTACTATGACGTGCAAGCCTGGTTGCCCAAAAACGCGGTGATCGCCAACAAAAAAGCCTTTGACGCGCTGGACAAGCCTACCCAAGACGCTTTGCTCAAAGCCGCTGCTGCGGCCGAGACCCGGGGCTGGACCGAATCTCGCAAAGTCAACACCACCACACTGGAAACCCTCAAGGCCAACGGCATGACGGTCGCCCCTCCTTCAGCGCAACTCAAAGCCGACATGAAAAAAGTGGGCGACACCATCATGAAAGAGTGGCTGGAAAAGTCCGGTGCTGAAGGCAAGGCCATCGTCGACGCGTTCAACCGCTGATCGCATGCGTCGATTGCTCAACGCCATTTATGCCAGCACCGCCGCCTTGGCGGCGCTGTGCATGTGCGGCCTGCTCTTCATGGTGCTGCTGTCCATTTTGAGCCGGCAGCTCCATGTCCATGTGCCCGGCACAGATGCCTATGCGGGGTATCTGATGGCCGGTGCGGGCTTTTTGGCGCTGGCCCACACCTTGAAGCGGGGCGAACACATCCGCGTCACCTTGGTGCTGGGCTTGTTCAAGGGCGCAGCACGCCGAGGCTTGGAAGTGTTCAGCCTGTCACTGGCGAGCCTGTTGGCCTGTTTGTTCGCCTTCTACAGCTGCCGCTTGGTGTGGCAATCCATCGAATTCCACGACATCTCGACCGGCAACGACGCCACGCCTTTGTGGATTCCGCAGCTGGCCATGGCTTTGGGCACGGTGATTTTTGCGCTGGCCTTTGTCGATGAGCTGGTGCTGGAAGTTCGCGGGCAACGTGCAGCACCCGACAGCGGCGAGATGCTGCGCAACGAATGAGCCGCCATGAATGACTTGATGATCACAGGACTGTTGGTCCTGACCTTGTTTCTGATTTTGGGCAGTGGCGTGTGGATTGGCCTGACCCTCTCAGGGGTGGCATGGGTGGGCATGCAAATGTTTTCCGCGAGACCCGCCGGGGACGCCATGGCGGTGACCATCTGGGGCTCCGCATCGAGCTGGACGCTCACCGCCCTGCCCCTGTTCATCTGGATGGGGGAAATCTTGTTTCGCACCCGCCTGAGCCAGGACATGTTCAAGGGCTTGGCGCCTTGGATGCAGGCCCTGCCCGGGCGCTTGCTGCACACCAACGTGGTGGGCTGCGCCATTTTTGCCGCGGTCTCCGGCTCGAGCGCGGCCACCTGCGCCACGATTGGCAAGATGACCTTGCCCGAGCTGCAAAAACGCGGCTACCCCGAAGACATGGTCATTGGCACGCTGTCTGGCTCCGGCACCTTGGGCCTCTTGATCCCGCCGTCCATCATCATGATCGTGTACGGCGTGGCGGCCGATGTGTCGATCGCCCAGCTCTTCATCGCCGGGGTCTTGCCTGGCTTGCTCCTGGCGGGGTTGTTTTCTGGTTACATCGTGGTGTGGTCACTGCGCCACCCAGACCAAATCCCGCCGCGGGATGCCCCCATGAGTTTCATGGAGAAGCTCCAGGCGTCCAGCAGCCTGATCCCTGTGGTCTTGCTGATTGCGGCGGTCTTGGGCTCCATTTACACCGGCTTTGCGACGGCCACCGAGGCGGCTGCCGTGGGCGTGTTGGGCGCTTTGGTGCTGTCTGCTTTGCAGGGCTCCATGAGTTGGGCTGTGTTCAAAGACGCCTTGATGGGCGCCACGCGCCTGTACTGCATGATTGCGCTGATTTTGGCGGGCGCTGCGTTTTTGACCTTGTCCATGGGCTACATCGGCCTGCCGCGCCATTTGGCCGAATGGATCGGCAGTCTGGGTCTGAGTCCCTTTGCGCTCATCATGGCTTTGATGGTGTTTTTCGTCATTTTGGGGTGCTTCCTGGACGGCATCTCGATGGTGGTGCTGACCATGGGCGTGCTCATGCCCACGGTGCAAAAAGCGGGCATCGACCCGATCTGGTTTGGCATCTTCATCGTGTTTGTGGTCGAGATGGCGCAGATCACGCCCCCGGTGGGCTTCAACCTGTTTGTGCTGCAAGGCATGACCGGCAAGCAACTGCCCTACATCGCCCGGGTGTCCATGCCGATGTTCTTCCTGATGGTGGGCGCGGTGTTGCTGATTTACTTTGTGCCCGGCATCGTGACCTGGTTGCCAACACAGATGAAACTCTGAGCTGAAAGCCAGCTTCATCCTCTATGATTCAACCCGTCCCCAGAGGACGGGTTGTTCATTTGGGACGATAAGGATTGATGTGTTCAAGAATGTGA from the Limnohabitans sp. 2KL-27 genome contains:
- a CDS encoding TRAP transporter large permease, yielding MNDLMITGLLVLTLFLILGSGVWIGLTLSGVAWVGMQMFSARPAGDAMAVTIWGSASSWTLTALPLFIWMGEILFRTRLSQDMFKGLAPWMQALPGRLLHTNVVGCAIFAAVSGSSAATCATIGKMTLPELQKRGYPEDMVIGTLSGSGTLGLLIPPSIIMIVYGVAADVSIAQLFIAGVLPGLLLAGLFSGYIVVWSLRHPDQIPPRDAPMSFMEKLQASSSLIPVVLLIAAVLGSIYTGFATATEAAAVGVLGALVLSALQGSMSWAVFKDALMGATRLYCMIALILAGAAFLTLSMGYIGLPRHLAEWIGSLGLSPFALIMALMVFFVILGCFLDGISMVVLTMGVLMPTVQKAGIDPIWFGIFIVFVVEMAQITPPVGFNLFVLQGMTGKQLPYIARVSMPMFFLMVGAVLLIYFVPGIVTWLPTQMKL
- a CDS encoding TRAP transporter small permease codes for the protein MRRLLNAIYASTAALAALCMCGLLFMVLLSILSRQLHVHVPGTDAYAGYLMAGAGFLALAHTLKRGEHIRVTLVLGLFKGAARRGLEVFSLSLASLLACLFAFYSCRLVWQSIEFHDISTGNDATPLWIPQLAMALGTVIFALAFVDELVLEVRGQRAAPDSGEMLRNE
- a CDS encoding TRAP transporter substrate-binding protein, with the translated sequence MQRRALHLSLLAGLLAVSGFVSAQTKWDLPAAYPATNFHSVNMTQFAADVDKATAGKLKITVHANASLFKAPEIKRAVQGGQAQLGEILLVNFQNEWQPFGADGLPFLADSYDESMKLYKAQKPLLEKKLAEQGMMLLYSVAWPPQGIYSKKPINSAADLKGIKWRAYSPTTAKIAELVGAQPVTVQAAEFSQALATGVVESTMTSGATGVDSKLYEHLKYYYDVQAWLPKNAVIANKKAFDALDKPTQDALLKAAAAAETRGWTESRKVNTTTLETLKANGMTVAPPSAQLKADMKKVGDTIMKEWLEKSGAEGKAIVDAFNR